DNA from Salinispora arenicola:
CTTGGTGTCGCCGACGTAGTCGGCTCCCCAGACCCGATCGATCAGCTGGCCGCGGGTGAGCACTCGACCGGCGTTGCGCAGCAGCAGCTCCAGCAACTCGAACTCCTTCAGCGGCAGCTGCACCGGACCGCCGTTGACCGTGACCACGTGCCGCTCGATGTCCATCCGAACCGGGCCGGCGGCCAGCGTCGGCGCACCCGGCTCGGCCGCCTCGGTGCTCTGCCGACGCAGCACAGCACGGATCCGGGCGACCAACTCACGCGGCGAGTAGGGCTTCGTCACGTAGTCGTCGGCTCCGATCTCCAGCCCGACCACCTTGTCGATCTCGCTGTCCCGCGCGGTGACCATGATGATCGGCACGTACGAACGTTGCCGGAGCTGCCGGCACACCTCAGTACCGGACATCTCGGGCAGCATCAGGTCGAGCAGCACGATGTCCGCGCCGGTCCGATCGAACTCGGTGAGGGCGGAGGTGCCGGTCGCCGCGACGGAGACCTCGAAGCCCTCCTTGCGGAGCATGTACGACAGGGCATCGGAGAACGACTCCTCGTCCTCGACCACCAGAACGCGGCTCAACGGATGTTTCCTTTCACTGTGGCATGCTGCCGAAGTTCGGCCGACCGGCCTTGCTTCACTGTTACACCTGCCGGAACTCGGCCGGACCGGCCTCGATCTCAACCGAGGGCGGTATCACCGACAGGTCGTCCGGTGGACGAGCAGGCAGCCGGAGGGTGAACGTCGACCCCTCGTCAAGAGTGCTCGCGACCTCGACCCTTCCGCCATGGTTGCTGGCGATGTGCTTGACGATGGCGAGCCCGAGACCGGTGCCGCCGGTCGCGCGGGACCGCGCCTGGTCGGCCCGGTAGAAGCGCTCGAAGATCCGGTCCACGTCGCCCGGGGTTATCCCGATGCCCTGGTCGGTGACGGCGATCGTGACGTGTTCATCGTCCAGCCGGGCGGTGATCCGGACGGTGGTGTCCTCACCCGAGTAGTTGATGGCGTTCTCGACGAGGTTCGACACGGCGGTAGCCAGTTGGGTGTCGCTGCCATACACGGTCAACCCACGCTCGCCGTCGACCACCACGTCGATCCTCCGGGCGCTGGCTCCGGTCCGCGTCCGGTCCACCACCTCGCCGATGACCCAGTCCACGGCGACGGGCTCCGGCGCGGGCTGTGGCTCGGCGCCCTGGAGCCGGGTCAGCTCCAACAGTTCCTGCACCAACCGGCCCAGACGGGTTGATTCGTGCTGAATCCGTTCGGCGAACCGGCGTGCGGCGACCAGGTCCTCGGAGAGGTCCGGCCGCTCCGCGCCGGCCGGTTCGGTCGCGTCGAGCAGCGCTTCGGCGAGCAGTTGGAGCGCCCCGATGGGCGTTTTCAACTCATGACTCACATTGGCCACGAAGTCGCGCCGGACCCGGGCCAGCCGGTGCGACTCGGTCACGTCAACGGCCTCCACGGCGACATGGCCGCTCCCGAGCCCGACTGCCCGCAGGTGCACGCCGAGCGGATTCTCCGCGGCGCCGTCGTGCCCCCGGGGCAGGTCCAGCTGGATCTCTCGACGCACGCCGGTCCGCCGCACCTGCCCGGCGAGCGTCCGGATCAGCGGATGGGCGGCGACCGCGCCCGGGACACCGCCGGCGCGGAGCAGCCCCATCGCGCGGGCTGCCGGGTTGACTAGGACAGGTACGTCGTCGGCGGCGAGCACCACGACGCCGACCCGGAGGGAGTCAATTGTCCGGCGACCAAAGCCGGACTGCGAATCGTCGGCTATCGCGGGTCTCCCCCCGGGTCGGATGGAGTCGGATTGGCGGCTCCCGGTCACGGTGGATCGGCCCCGCCGCGCCACGACGACACGGGTCAGCAGCACACCGACCGCCAGCCCTACGGCCAACGCGACCACCACTGCCCACTCCACGGGGCGATCGTAGGGTCCTGGTTAACCCAGCATCAGGTCAGACAGGGATGAAATTTCCTCACTACCACGAAATTTCATGTCCCCGACCGACATCGTTCACCAGGGCGTTCCGCATGGGGGATGGCCCGGGTCGGCGGCACCGCACCGCGCTCGTGGGTCAGCGGCCCTGGTTCGCCACCGCCGCAGCGGCATCGCGTGCCGCTGTCGGGTCCAGGTAGGTGCCACCGAGTGTCATCGGGCGCAACTGCGGATCGAGGTCGTAGCGCAGCGGGATGCCCGTCGGAATGTTCAGCTTCGCGATGGCCTCGTCACTGATCTGGTCCAGGTGCTTCACCAGGGCACGCAACGAGTTGCCGTGCGCGGCCACCAGCACCGTCCGGCCAGCCAGGATGTCCGGCACGATCGAGTCGTACCAGTACGGCAGCATCCGCTCCACGACGTCCTTCAGGCACTCCGTCCGCGGCATCAGCTCGGTCGGCAACAGCCGGTAGCGCGGGTCTCCGACCTGCGACCATTCGTCGTCGTCCGCGATCGGAGGTGGCGGTGTGTCATACGAGCGACGCCAGAGCATGAACTGCTCCTCGCCGTACTCGTCGAGCGTCTGCTTCTTGTTCTTGCCCTGCAGGGCGCCGTAGTGGCGCTCGTTGAGCCGCCAGGAGCGACGTACCGCGATCCAGTTCCGTTCGGCGGTGTCCAGCGCCAGTTCCGCGGTGCGGATCGCCCGGCGAAGCAGGCTGGTGTGCACCACGTCCGGCAACAGGTTGTGCTCACGCAGCAGCTCACCGCCGCGACGCGCCTCGGTCTCCCCCTTGCCGGTCAGGTCCACGTCGACCCAGCCGGTGAAGAGGTTCTTGGCGTTCCAGTCGCTCTCACCGTGTCGTAGCAGGACCAGCGTCCCGACGGTGGGCCCCTCACTAGCAGTCATGCCGGCCATCCTGCCCCACCGGCGTACCGGTCACGCGGGAAGGGGTGACGACCACCACCAGGAATTCCGGTGACCAGAACTCCGCCCACCACTAGGTTGTAAGGCGCTTTAGCGGAAGCGGGTCATTACGGAAGCGGGGCGCCAGTGCGGACGATGCGAGGTTGGCTACACGATACGGCCGGCGGCCTTCCCCGCACCTTCTGGTATCTGTGGACCGGCACCCTGATCAACCGGCTCGGCTCGTTCGTCATCATCTTCCTCGCCATCTACCTCA
Protein-coding regions in this window:
- a CDS encoding sensor histidine kinase, which gives rise to MEWAVVVALAVGLAVGVLLTRVVVARRGRSTVTGSRQSDSIRPGGRPAIADDSQSGFGRRTIDSLRVGVVVLAADDVPVLVNPAARAMGLLRAGGVPGAVAAHPLIRTLAGQVRRTGVRREIQLDLPRGHDGAAENPLGVHLRAVGLGSGHVAVEAVDVTESHRLARVRRDFVANVSHELKTPIGALQLLAEALLDATEPAGAERPDLSEDLVAARRFAERIQHESTRLGRLVQELLELTRLQGAEPQPAPEPVAVDWVIGEVVDRTRTGASARRIDVVVDGERGLTVYGSDTQLATAVSNLVENAINYSGEDTTVRITARLDDEHVTIAVTDQGIGITPGDVDRIFERFYRADQARSRATGGTGLGLAIVKHIASNHGGRVEVASTLDEGSTFTLRLPARPPDDLSVIPPSVEIEAGPAEFRQV
- a CDS encoding phosphoglyceromutase; this translates as MTASEGPTVGTLVLLRHGESDWNAKNLFTGWVDVDLTGKGETEARRGGELLREHNLLPDVVHTSLLRRAIRTAELALDTAERNWIAVRRSWRLNERHYGALQGKNKKQTLDEYGEEQFMLWRRSYDTPPPPIADDDEWSQVGDPRYRLLPTELMPRTECLKDVVERMLPYWYDSIVPDILAGRTVLVAAHGNSLRALVKHLDQISDEAIAKLNIPTGIPLRYDLDPQLRPMTLGGTYLDPTAARDAAAAVANQGR
- a CDS encoding response regulator transcription factor, which produces MSRVLVVEDEESFSDALSYMLRKEGFEVSVAATGTSALTEFDRTGADIVLLDLMLPEMSGTEVCRQLRQRSYVPIIMVTARDSEIDKVVGLEIGADDYVTKPYSPRELVARIRAVLRRQSTEAAEPGAPTLAAGPVRMDIERHVVTVNGGPVQLPLKEFELLELLLRNAGRVLTRGQLIDRVWGADYVGDTKTLDVHVKRLRSKLEPEPSAPRYIVTVRGLGYKFEP